A genomic stretch from Mus pahari chromosome 6, PAHARI_EIJ_v1.1, whole genome shotgun sequence includes:
- the Sh3bgrl3 gene encoding SH3 domain-binding glutamic acid-rich-like protein 3, whose amino-acid sequence MSGLRVYSTSVTGSREIKSQQSEVTRILDGKRIQYQLVDISQDNALRDEMRSLAGNPKATPPQIVNGNHYCGDYELFVEAVEQDTLQEFLKLA is encoded by the exons ATGAGTGGCCTGCGCGTCTACAGCACGTCGGTCACCGGCTCCCGTGAA ATCAAGTCCCAGCAGAGTGAGGTGACCCGCATCCTAGATGGGAAGAGGATCCAATACCAGCTAGTGGACATCTCCCAGGACAACGCCCTTCGAGATGAGATGCGATCCTTGGCTGGCAACCCCAAAGCTACCCCACCTCAGATTGTCAACGGGAACCACTACTGTGGG GACTATGAACTCTTCGTGGAGGCCGTGGAGCAGGACACACTGCAAGAGTTCCTGAAGCTGGCCTGA
- the Cep85 gene encoding centrosomal protein of 85 kDa, which yields MAMQEKYPNDRSPHVTSPGSNVIQKGSSLGTEWQTPVISETFRSRFSRCSSIADSGDTAIGTSCSDIAEDFCSSSGSPSFQPIKSHITIPTAHVMPSTLGASPAKPNSAPSGPPSTKLPLSGLTEGVGMTRNGDFGAVKRSPGLSRDFMYLPSAAGESGRQQSWFPAVGHEREGDTRKFDVPSMESTLNQPAMLDTLYSDPHYRAHFPNPRPDTNKDVYKVLPESKKAPGSGAVFERNGPHASSSGLLPLGLQPAPGLSKSLSSQVWQPSPDPWHPGEQSCELSTCRQQLELIRLQMEQMQLQNGAMCHHPAAFAPLLPTLEPAQWISILNSNEHLLKEKELLIDKQRKHISQLEQKVRESELQVHSALLGRSAPFGDVCLLRLQELQRENTFLRAQFAQKTEALSKEKMELEKKLSASEVEIQLIRESLKVTLQKHSEEGKKQEERVKGRDKHINNLKKKCQKESEQNREKQQRIETLERYLADLPTLEDHQKQTEQLKDAELKNTELQERVAELETLLEDTQATCREKEVQLESLRQREAEFSSARHSFQDKQSMEEANGESLRVDMESQQKECDSLRKILERQQLKMEQLHSQVQSQKQELAQEEGISQALREEAQRRETALQQMRTAVKELSVQNQDLIEKNLTLQEHLRQAQPGSSSSPDAAQLAYELHQELAICLQDLQAVCSIVTQRAQGHNPNLSLLLGIHSTQHPGTQLDLQKPDVIRRKLEEVQQLRHDIEDLRTSLSDRYAQDMGENCATQ from the exons ATGGCCATGCAAGAAAAATACCCAAATGACAGGTCTCCTCATGTTACTTCACCAG GTTCCAATGTGATTCAGAAAGGCAGTTCTCTGGGAACTGAGTGGCAGACACCAGTTATCTCAGAGACGTTTCGGAGCCGCTTCAGCCGCTGCTCAAGCATCGCTGACAGTGGGGACACAGCCATTGGGACATCATGCTCAGACATTGCAGAGG ATTTTTGCAGCTCAAGTGGCAGCCCTTCCTTCCAGCCAATCAAAAGCCACATAACCATTCCAACAGCCCATGTGATGCCTTCGACTTTGGGGGCCTCTCCTGCCAAACCAAATTCTGCACCTTCAGGGCCTCCTTCCACTAAGCTGCCCTTGTCAGGATTGACTGAAGGTGTGGGGATGACAAGAAATGGAGACTTCGGTGCCGTGAAGCGCTCTCCAGGCCTGTCAAGGGATTTTATGTACCTCCCTAGTGCTGCTGGGGAGAGTGGGAGGCAGCAGTCCTGGTTCCCAGCAGTGGGCCacgagagagagggagacacgaGGAAGTTCGACGTTCCTAGCATGGAGTCTACCCTTAACCAGCCAGCCATGCTAGACACGTTATACTCAGATCCACATTACCGAGCCCATTTCCCCAACCCAAGACCCGATACAAATAAGGATGTATACAAAGTATTGCCAGAATCCAAGAAGGCGCCGGGCAGTGGTGCAGTATTTGAGCGGAATGGACCACATGCTAGCAGCAGTGGGCTGCTCCCTTTGGGACTCCAGCCTGCGCCTGGACTTTCCAAGTCACTATCCTCTCAGGTGTGGCAACCAAGTCCTGACCCTTGGCATCCTGGAGAGCAGTCCTGTGAACTCAGTACTTGTCGGCAGCAGTTGGAATTGATTCGTTTACAGATGGAACAAATGCAG CTTCAGAACGGAGCCATGTGTCACCATCCTGCTGCTTTTGCTCCATTACTGCCCACCCTAGAGCCAGCACAGTGGATCAGCATCCTGAACAGTAATGAACATCTCCTGAAGGAGAAGGAGCTCCTCATTGACAA GCAAAGGAAGCATATCTCTCAGCTGGAGCAGAAAGTGCGAGAGAGTGAACTGCAAGTCCACAGTGCCCTTTTGGGCCGCTCTGCCCCCTTTGGGGATGTCTGCTTATTAAGGCTACAG GAGTTACAGCGAGAGAACACTTTCTTACGGGCACAGTTTGCACAGAAGACAGAAGCCCTGAGCAAGGAGAAGATGGAGCTTGAAAAGAAACTCTCCGCTTCCGAAGTTGAAATTCAGCTCATTAGGGAGTCTCTAAAAGTGACACTGCAGAAGCATTCggaggaggggaagaaacaggaggaaagg GTCAAAGGTCGTGATAAACATATcaataatttgaaaaagaaatgtcagaagGAATCGGAGCAGAACCGGGAGAAGCAGCAGCGTATTGAAACCTTGGAGCGCTATCTAGCTGACCTGCCCACCCTAGAAGACCATCAGAAACAGACAGAGCAG CTTAAGGATGCTGAGTTAAAGAACACAGAACTGCAAGAGAGAGTGGCTGAGCTGGAGACTTTGCTGGAGGACACCCAGGCAACCTGCAGAGAGAAGGAGGTTCAGCTGGAAAGTCTGagacaaagagaagcagaattTTCCTCTGCTAGACATAG CTTTCAAGATAAACAGTCTATGGAGGAAGCCAATGGAGAAAGCCTCAGAGTGGACATGGAATCCCAGCAGAAGGAATGTGACTCCCTCCGAAAG ATCTTGGAGAGGCAACAGCTGAAGATGGAGCAGCTGCATTCCCAAGTCCAG AGCCAAAAGCAAGAACTGGCACAAGAAGAAGGAATCAGCCAGGCACTGAGAGAGGAGGCGCAGCGGAGGGAGACGGCCCTGCAGCAGATGCGCACAGCTGTGAAGGAG CTTTCAGTGCAAAACCAGGACCTGATTGAAAAGAATCTGACACTGCAAGAGCACTTGCGCCAGGCCCAGCCAGGGTCCTCATCTTCACCAGACGCAGCCCAGCTGGCGTATGAGCTGCACCAGGAACTGGCCATTTGCCTTCAAGATCTGCAAGCTGTCTGCAGCATTGTGACTCAGAGGGCCCAGGGCCACAATCCTAACCTCTCACTACTCCTAGGCATTCACT CCACCCAGCACCCAGGGACGCAGCTAGATCTGCAGAAGCCAGATGTGATCAGGAGGAAGCTAGAAGAGGTTCAACAGCTGCGCCATGACATTGAGGACTTAAGGACCAGCCTGTCAGACAGATATGCCCAGGACATGGGAGAAAACTGTGCCACGCAGTGA